One part of the Glycine soja cultivar W05 chromosome 11, ASM419377v2, whole genome shotgun sequence genome encodes these proteins:
- the LOC114375382 gene encoding probable protein phosphatase 2C 8 isoform X1 produces the protein MHSTKSSTSDNININIKSKDKEIHRCYHNYRKKRKRPCQDAVAPTTEDDNCCTKAAAASHGFISVIGRRRVMEDAVKVVTGLVAAEQHCGGYDFFAVYDGHGGTLVANACRDRLHLLLAEEVVRGTAADKGLDWCQVMCSCFMKMDKGVGEENDDGGGNTMGSTAAVVVVGKEEIVVANCGDSRAVLCRGGVAVPLSRDHKPDRPDEKERIEAAGGMVINWNGNRVLGVLATSRSIGDHCMKPFVISQPETKVYARKESDEFVVVASDGLWDVVSNKFVCEVVRGCLHGKMRRNFKEDSIISYATEAAALLAKLAMARGSKDNISVIVIQLNTTTT, from the exons ATGCATTCGACGAAGAGTAGCACCAGCGataatatcaatatcaatatcaaatcaaaagataaagaaatcCATCGATGCTACCATAACTACCGAAAGAAGAGAAAGCGTCCTTGCCAAGACGCTGTGGCTCCCACCACGGAAGACGACAACTGCTGCACCAAGGCCGCCGCCGCATCACACGGTTTCATATCCGTTATAGGGCGGCGGCGCGTGATGGAGGATGCAGTGAAGGTGGTTACCGGTTTGGTGGCGGCGGAACAACACTGTGGCGGTTACGATTTCTTCGCGGTTTACGACGGCCACGGAGGGACCTTGGTGGCCAACGCTTGCCGCGACAGGCTGCACTTGTTGCTGGCGGAGGAAGTAGTGAGGGGGACCGCAGCAGACAAAGGGCTGGATTGGTGCCAGGTGATGTGTTCCTGTTTCATGAAGATGGACAAGGGAGTTGGTGAGGAGAACGATGATGGCGGCGGAAACACCATGGGTTCGACggcggcggtggtggtggtCGGAAAGGAGGAGATTGTGGTGGCCAATTGTGGAGACTCGAGGGCGGTGTTGTGCCGTGGCGGGGTAGCTGTGCCACTTTCACGTGACCATAAG CCTGATCGTCCTGATGAAAAAGAGAGGATAGAAGCGGCAGGTGGCATGGTCATTAATTGGAACGGAAATCGTGTTTTGGGAGTACTTGCTACTTCCAGATCCATAG GGGATCACTGCATGAAACCTTTTGTGATTTCACAACCAGAGACCAAGGTGTACGCACGAAAAGAGTCAGATGAGTTTGTGGTAGTGGCGAGTGACGGGCTGTGGGATGTAGTGTCTAACAAGTTTGTTTGTGAGGTTGTACGAGGTTGCCTCCATGGGAAAATGAGGAGGAATTTTAAAGAGGACTCCATTATAAGCTATGCAACAGAAGCTGCAGCGTTGTTGGCTAAGTTGGCTATGGCTCGTGGAAGCAAAGACAACATCAGTGTCATAGTCATCCAACTCAACACTACTACAACTTGA
- the LOC114375382 gene encoding probable protein phosphatase 2C 8 isoform X2, translating into MHSTKSSTSDNININIKSKDKEIHRCYHNYRKKRKRPCQDAVAPTTEDDNCCTKAAAASHGFISVIGRRRVMEDAVKVVTGLVAAEQHCGGYDFFAVYDGHGGTLVANACRDRLHLLLAEEVVRGTAADKGLDWCQVMCSCFMKMDKGVGEENDDGGGNTMGSTAAVVVVGKEEIVVANCGDSRAVLCRGGVAVPLSRDHKPDRPDEKERIEAAGGMVINWNGNRVLGVLATSRSIVNLLWNNLAL; encoded by the exons ATGCATTCGACGAAGAGTAGCACCAGCGataatatcaatatcaatatcaaatcaaaagataaagaaatcCATCGATGCTACCATAACTACCGAAAGAAGAGAAAGCGTCCTTGCCAAGACGCTGTGGCTCCCACCACGGAAGACGACAACTGCTGCACCAAGGCCGCCGCCGCATCACACGGTTTCATATCCGTTATAGGGCGGCGGCGCGTGATGGAGGATGCAGTGAAGGTGGTTACCGGTTTGGTGGCGGCGGAACAACACTGTGGCGGTTACGATTTCTTCGCGGTTTACGACGGCCACGGAGGGACCTTGGTGGCCAACGCTTGCCGCGACAGGCTGCACTTGTTGCTGGCGGAGGAAGTAGTGAGGGGGACCGCAGCAGACAAAGGGCTGGATTGGTGCCAGGTGATGTGTTCCTGTTTCATGAAGATGGACAAGGGAGTTGGTGAGGAGAACGATGATGGCGGCGGAAACACCATGGGTTCGACggcggcggtggtggtggtCGGAAAGGAGGAGATTGTGGTGGCCAATTGTGGAGACTCGAGGGCGGTGTTGTGCCGTGGCGGGGTAGCTGTGCCACTTTCACGTGACCATAAG CCTGATCGTCCTGATGAAAAAGAGAGGATAGAAGCGGCAGGTGGCATGGTCATTAATTGGAACGGAAATCGTGTTTTGGGAGTACTTGCTACTTCCAGATCCATAG TGAATCTCCTCTGGAATAATCTTGCATTATGA